TGTGCCTAGTTATTAACTATTTTTTAGGAGCTTTAGCGTTAGCCATTTTCATTAGACGCGAAGTTCTTCTAGCTGCAGTATTTTTGTGGATACGACCTTTAGCCTGAGCTGTACCAATTTTACTTTGAGCAACTCTTACAAGTTCACCAGCAGTTTTGTCTTTGCTCTCAATTGCACTTGAAGCATTTTTCATATATGTACGCAAAGCAGATTTTGTTGCTTGGTTACGAAGGCGTGCTTTCTCATTAGTTATAACACGTGCCTTTTGGCTCTTAATATTTGCCACATTCTCTCCTAGAGTATTGTTGAATTTATACCTTTTTCTAAAGGTAAGAACAAATAATATAGCAGATATAGGCACAAGCTTTCCAGCCCGACTAAATTCTTAGCCAGTGATTGATCAAAGTAAAATTCGAAATGTTTGTATTGTTGCCCACATTGACCATGGTAAATCTACACTTGCCGATAGGTTCTTAGAAGTAACAGGTGCAGTTGACGCCCGTGATATGCGTGCACAGTACCTTGATTCTATGGATATTGAACGTGAACGTGGAATTACCATTAAAGCGCAAAATGTGAGACTTACCTATAAAGAACACGAGATACAGTTAATAG
This is a stretch of genomic DNA from Acidimicrobiia bacterium. It encodes these proteins:
- the rpsT gene encoding 30S ribosomal protein S20, whose translation is MANIKSQKARVITNEKARLRNQATKSALRTYMKNASSAIESKDKTAGELVRVAQSKIGTAQAKGRIHKNTAARRTSRLMKMANAKAPKK